In one Parabacteroides sp. FAFU027 genomic region, the following are encoded:
- a CDS encoding beta-glucosidase family protein → MKSTLSIILLGASLMVSAQQKTPVYLDVTKPIEQRVENALSLMTTEEKVAMCHAQSKFSSKGVARLGIPDVWSSDGSHGVSDEKLWDEWSSAQWANDSCTAFPALTALAATFNPEMASLFGKSIGEEARHREKTMLLGPGVNIYRSPLNGRNFEYMGEDPYLASRMVVPYIQGVQSCGVAACVKHFALNNQEICRGEINVNLSDRALQEIYLPAFKAAVQEGKVWSIMGAYNKFRGEHCCHNDLLLNKILKQDWKFDGVVVSDWGGVHNTDEAVNNGLDIEMGTYTNGLTTQGHFPFSSYYLADPFLKGIKSGKYEMAKLDDKARRILRMIFRTTMSANRPFGRFVSPEHSEAARKIAQEAIVLLKNEHNMLPIPVGKYKKIAVIGENASRSLVVGGGSTSLKVAYEVTPLQGIISKYGKEHVVYSMGYASGPSLYGREEASKLNADSLLNAAVELAKTADLVIFVGGLNKNYFQDCESGDRKSLSLPFGEDKLIASIEQVNKNVVVVFSSGNAITMPWLDKTPAVVQTWHLGSEAGNALVDVLSGDVNPSGKLPFSFPKKLTDIGAHAFDKLCYPGDSVNVQYKEDILVGYRWLETKKIEPLFPFGYGLSYTTFVYSKPSVDVNEVKADGTVKVSFTLTNTGKVDGAETAQLYVSKSKSVVARAAKELKAFKKTFLKAGESKTVNIEVPVSSFAYYNESKQAWEVESGSYSLLLGRSSRDIKGKVDVKVL, encoded by the coding sequence ATGAAATCAACACTTTCAATCATTTTACTCGGAGCCTCGTTAATGGTTTCCGCACAACAAAAAACGCCTGTTTACCTTGACGTGACAAAACCGATTGAACAACGGGTGGAAAATGCCCTTTCGCTCATGACCACCGAGGAAAAAGTGGCGATGTGCCATGCGCAATCAAAATTTAGCTCCAAAGGCGTTGCACGTTTGGGTATTCCTGACGTATGGTCGTCGGATGGTTCGCACGGGGTGAGCGATGAAAAATTATGGGATGAATGGAGCAGTGCTCAATGGGCGAATGACTCCTGTACCGCTTTTCCTGCTCTCACGGCTTTGGCAGCCACATTTAATCCCGAAATGGCATCGCTTTTCGGAAAGTCAATTGGCGAAGAAGCCCGTCACCGCGAAAAGACCATGTTGTTGGGGCCGGGCGTGAATATCTACCGCAGTCCGCTGAATGGTCGTAACTTCGAATACATGGGCGAAGATCCGTATTTGGCTTCGCGCATGGTGGTTCCGTATATTCAGGGAGTACAATCTTGTGGTGTGGCAGCTTGTGTAAAGCATTTTGCACTCAATAATCAGGAAATATGCCGTGGTGAAATCAATGTCAACCTAAGCGACCGCGCATTACAAGAAATCTATTTGCCCGCTTTCAAAGCGGCCGTTCAGGAAGGAAAAGTGTGGTCGATCATGGGCGCATATAACAAATTCCGTGGCGAACATTGTTGTCATAACGACTTATTGTTGAATAAAATCCTGAAACAAGATTGGAAGTTCGATGGAGTGGTGGTGAGCGACTGGGGTGGCGTACACAACACCGACGAGGCTGTAAACAATGGTCTTGACATTGAAATGGGTACTTATACCAATGGTTTGACAACGCAAGGACATTTCCCATTCTCAAGTTACTATCTAGCTGATCCTTTTTTGAAAGGGATTAAAAGCGGTAAATACGAAATGGCAAAACTCGATGATAAAGCCCGCCGGATTTTGCGCATGATTTTCCGCACCACCATGAGTGCCAATCGTCCGTTTGGACGTTTTGTGTCGCCAGAGCATAGCGAAGCTGCACGCAAAATTGCACAGGAAGCCATTGTCTTGTTGAAAAATGAGCATAATATGCTGCCAATTCCTGTTGGGAAATACAAGAAAATTGCTGTTATTGGCGAGAATGCAAGTCGTAGTTTGGTGGTAGGTGGAGGATCTACCTCACTCAAAGTAGCTTATGAAGTTACTCCGTTGCAGGGCATTATAAGTAAGTATGGCAAAGAACATGTGGTTTACAGCATGGGTTATGCTTCAGGTCCATCACTTTATGGAAGGGAAGAAGCTTCAAAATTAAATGCTGATTCCTTGTTGAATGCAGCCGTTGAACTTGCCAAAACTGCGGATCTTGTGATTTTTGTAGGAGGCTTGAATAAGAATTATTTTCAGGACTGCGAAAGCGGCGACCGCAAATCGCTCAGTTTGCCATTTGGCGAAGACAAACTGATAGCTTCTATTGAGCAGGTAAACAAAAACGTGGTGGTTGTTTTCTCAAGTGGCAACGCTATTACTATGCCATGGTTGGATAAAACACCTGCCGTTGTTCAAACATGGCATCTTGGCTCCGAAGCCGGCAATGCGTTGGTCGATGTGCTTTCGGGCGATGTGAATCCTTCCGGAAAATTACCATTTTCATTTCCTAAAAAACTTACCGATATCGGTGCTCATGCATTTGATAAACTTTGCTATCCCGGCGACAGCGTGAATGTGCAATACAAAGAAGACATCCTGGTTGGGTACCGTTGGTTGGAAACGAAGAAGATAGAACCGCTGTTTCCTTTCGGTTATGGGTTGAGTTATACCACTTTTGTTTATTCCAAACCTTCAGTTGATGTTAATGAGGTAAAAGCCGACGGAACAGTAAAAGTGTCGTTTACGCTCACCAATACAGGAAAAGTAGATGGAGCTGAAACAGCGCAACTCTATGTAAGCAAATCGAAATCAGTAGTGGCTCGCGCGGCAAAAGAACTCAAAGCTTTCAAGAAAACATTCCTGAAAGCAGGCGAAAGTAAAACCGTAAACATCGAAGTGCCCGTGAGCAGTTTTGCCTATTACAACGAATCTAAGCAAGCATGGGAAGTGGAATCCGGAAGCTACTCGCTTTTGCTCGGTCGCTCATCTCGTGATATAAAAGGAAAAGTGGACGTCAAAGTGCTGTAA